The following DNA comes from Brassica oleracea var. oleracea cultivar TO1000 chromosome C5, BOL, whole genome shotgun sequence.
AATTTACATTTTATAAAAACAGAAGCCTAAAATAAATACTCTCTTTATTTCAAAAAGATACATATTTTAAACTTTTCACATATATTAAAAAGACATATTAAGATTCGATTTTAAATGCATTATTTTTTGTGAATAACAATTTTCCACAACTTTTAACCAATATAAATTCAATAAACATCATTAACTTTTTTTTAAATTTACAAATTTTCATTAAATAATACATTTAATAAGTAAAAAAAAAAGTATCTTTTTGATCTTTCTGAAACGGAAGGAGTAGTATTTAAAAAGTTTCTTTTGAAATTAAATACTCGCCATCTGTTTAGATAAAATAAAAATCAAACTAAACTCTCGTTAGTCTAGCCACTTTTCATTATTTAGTTTTGGAAACTTCGTAAACACACAGAATCTATTGAATAACTCTCAACTTCATACAAAGAAAGAAGACTCCACTAATCAAATCCCTCTCATATTTAAGAACAAGAAGAATATCTTGACTATCCCTTATAACCACTACTCAAAATCATAATCTCAATGGATGGGAAGAGGTTGAAACTAAGGATTAGAAGAAAGATGAGAAGGTAACATATACTCTTCCTTGATTTATTTTTTGTGATTACTTGTGTCGATTTGAGGTTTGTGTGTTCCTTGAGCCTTGAGGTGTTTTACTAGTTGGCTTTTGTGAAGAATGTTTTTTTCTATTACACTGAAAAGAGCATTTTTTAAAAGAGCTGTCGGGTCAGAGCAATATCACGAGGGAAGACGAGTCCCGTTCAATTCATACACAAAGACTCCAAATTTGCCCACGTTCTTTATTTTAATACAACCAATCCCATCGCTTGCTTTTCACTTCCACCCTCTTATCTTTCTTTTTTGATTTATCATCAATCTTTCAGAATCTTCAAAAAAGTAACCTTTTTTTGTGAAATTCACAGAACCGGATTCGTCTTCTTCAATTCCTAAAGGTTTATTCTTTATCATCACCATCATCATCTTTACCTCGTTCTGCTCTTCAACTCTAGCTTTTGTGTGCTTGCCTCTCTCGTAAAATGTTAAGATCTGAAGTTTCATATCATTGTAATGATCGTCAACGAACTAGTAAAAAGTTGGATACTTTTTTAAGGGTTTTGGGTTTAGGACACGTGGGTCGTATTTGGTCGGAAGAACTTATCGAAAGATTCGATTTTTATATAGCTCTGCTTGAGTTTGTTTATTTGTTTCTGTTTCAGAATCATGCCTGAGAAGAACATCGTAGAGGAGGCCATCGGCGACTTGGTGGATAACTTCACGGAAGCAGTTCAGAAGAACAAACACGACACCGTCGCTTCTCGTTTCAACCGTTTGTTCGGTCGCGAGAAGCCAATTCACCACGTCTTGGGCGGTGGCAGATGTAAGAATTCAAATTATAAGTGATTGGTTTTGTGTGTGTTGTTGTTGTTGTTTGGTCTAATTGAGTTGATTATTCATTCAGCTGCTGATGTGTTGTTGTGGAGGAACAAGAAGATCTCTGCAAGTTTTCTAATGGGAGCTACTGCAATCTGGGTGCTTTTCGAGTGGATCAACTTACATTTCTTGTCTCTCGTTTGTTACGGTCTCTTGCTTGGTATGATCGCCCAATTCGTTTGGTGTAATGCCTCAGGGTTCCTAAACCGGTAAGTTCTTAAACCAGTTATTGTATCATTGGTTTCCTTTGTGATTGCAATCTAATGAGCAAAAAGTCTAAAAAAAAAACAGCTCACAGTCTAGAGTGCCTCGCCTTGTTCTCCCAAAAGACTTCTTTGCTGATGTGGGTGTGACCATTGGCACAGAGGTTAACCGCGGTTTGTTGTTTCTTCAGGACTTGTCTTGTAGAGGGAACTTGAAACAGTTCCTCATGGTGAGTAGTCTTTGCTTCCATTACATGTTCACATTTCATTGTTATTTTATATAACAAAGAGGAGAATCATTCGATAATTGCAGTCGATGTTCAAAAAATCTCTAGACGGTTGTTAAGCACTTTTTATTAGATTATTGATTAGGCGGACGTCTAGACCGATTTTTTAAACGACTAGATCGATTTTTAGAACATTAATTGCAGTGATGTGATTCCTTAGATAATGTTGATAGAATTTAATCAATCTGCATTTACACTATTTTCAGGCTGTGTTTGGACTATGGGTAGCCGCAATAATTGGGAGCTGTTGCAACTTCCTAACTGTTTTGTACATTGGTGAGTAGTTTAGTTCTTGCTAGTGACTCTTTTAAAAAGATTTGAGAGTTGGGTTTATAAATGAATGATGTTTTTTTTTGTGTGTGTGGTGTGAAGGGTTTGTGGGAGCTCACACAATGCCTTTATTGTATGAGAGATATGAAGACGAAGTGGATGGTTTTGTGGATTCTCTGCTGATGAAGTTTCATAGTCACTACAAGAAGATTGATTCTGGTTTCCTCAGTCGAATCCCTAGTGGAAAGTTTGGGTTCAAGAAGCATGACTAGATCAACTGTTATCTCTCTGTCTTGGATGTTTTGTGTATATGACTAAATGAACTTCTTGTCTTTCTTCCATAGTCATGTTAATGTTTTTTTTCTTCTCTTCTCTATGCATCGTTGAGACCATGAAAAAAAAAAAAATTGACCATCAAACAAGAAGATGAGATAACTACGGGCTGATCGGTAGTTGACGTAGGTGCTGTCCACAGTTCTATTTATTTCTATGGCACCAAATTCAGAGAAATTAAGTTTTAAATTTTTTTTTAAACCAAGTGTTTTGCATAGCCAAATATTCAAAGCAATTTTTTTAGTGCTTTTTCATAAAATTTTAAAGCAATAAAATTTAAAGCCACGGTAAAAAATAATTTTCTATAATAAAAATTACGATCATTATCAATCGGACCCTAGTAACGAATTGTACACGTGGCAGGTTCCTGAAGCTCCAAAGCTTGAATGTTTTAATAAAATAAATAAATAAATAAAATAAGTAAAATGAAAAAAAGGAAATGGAGAAAAAGGAGTAAAGAATCTCGATTGATATCCACGACGATCAAAGTGAGGTTAGGTTCCTCTTCTTCTCCTTTCTCTCTGCTCTCTCTCTCTCTCCCTCAACGATTGATCTCGGATTTGAGGTACTGATATTGTTAAAGCTTGTGACTTTTTTCATAAAGTTGAATTTGTTCTATGATATTTTATTTGATCCAGTTGTATTTGAAGACGGGATTGATTGAAAGTATTGGGATTGGTTAGGGGAAAACAGAGGATTTGAGTTTTCTTTTAAGTTTCACTTTGTACTTTTGTTTTTGATCGATAAAAAGTTTTGATTTTTGATATTATTTCTAGGGAAATCAGCTTGAGTGGTTGCAGTTTATGTCTTTGTAATGGTTTTACCTCTTACATAGACTCTTGTCTGTTTGGCAATAGAACTGTTAGATGTTTTTTTTCTGGGTTTAAGAAGGTTTTTGTCTAAGTTAGATTGTATAGAAAAGCTGCCTTTGGCCATGTGTAAATAGAACCTTATCTCTAATCATTGAGGTTAGTTCAAGATATATATTCTCTACTAATCGTTATAGTTTCGGAGTTATACCGTTTTAACTTCTTTTCCTATGTACAACCTCGAAGTACAATGTCTAATACTGCTTCTACCTGACAGGAACAA
Coding sequences within:
- the LOC106292837 gene encoding reticulon-like protein B8; amino-acid sequence: MPEKNIVEEAIGDLVDNFTEAVQKNKHDTVASRFNRLFGREKPIHHVLGGGRSADVLLWRNKKISASFLMGATAIWVLFEWINLHFLSLVCYGLLLGMIAQFVWCNASGFLNRSQSRVPRLVLPKDFFADVGVTIGTEVNRGLLFLQDLSCRGNLKQFLMAVFGLWVAAIIGSCCNFLTVLYIGFVGAHTMPLLYERYEDEVDGFVDSLLMKFHSHYKKIDSGFLSRIPSGKFGFKKHD